Sequence from the Cellulomonas fimi ATCC 484 genome:
CGCGGCGACCCAGTACGCGGCGGTCGAGTAGACGCGCGTCGCGGCCATGACGCCGATGTTCTCCGCGTACGTCGTGGTGCCGGACCCGCCGCCGAGGCCCGCGAGGGAGGTCGCGATGCCGTCGGCCAGCAGCGCGCGGCCCGTGAGCGGGTCGAGGTCGCGCCCCGTCATGGCCGCGACGGACTTCACGTGACCGACGTTCTCGGCGACGAGCACGAGCACCACCGGCACGAACAGGCCGAGCACCTCGACGTCGAACGACGGCGCCGTGAAGGGCGGCAGCCCGAACCAGGCGGCGTCGCGGAAGCGCGCGAAGTCGACCTGACCCTGCAGGAGCGCGGCGACGTAGCCGACGAGCACGCCGACGAGGATCGACAGGCGACCGAGGATGCCGCGGAACAGGACCGTCGTCAGGACGATCGCGGCGAGCGTGACGATCGCGGTCAGCGGCGCCTTCTGCACCGACCCCCACGCGACCGGCGCGAGGTTGAACCCGATGAGCGCGACGATCGTGCCGGTCACGACCGGCGGCATCACGACCTCGATCCAGCGGGCGCCGACGACGTGCACGAGCGCGCCGACCCCGGCGAGCACCAGGCCCGTCACGAGGATGCCGCCGACCGCGACCGACTGGCCGCCGCTCGCGGTGGCCGCGACGACGGGCGCGATGAACGCGAACGACGACCCGAGGTAGCTCGGCAGCCGGTTCCCCGTGAGGAGCAGGAACGCGACCGTGCCGATCGCGGAGAAGAACAGCGTCGTCTGCGGGGAGAAGTCGGTGATGAGCGGGACCGCGAACGTCGCGCCGAACATCGCGACGACGTGCTGCAGCCCGATCCCGATGGTCCGCGGCCACGTCAGCCGCTCGTCGGGCGCGACCACCTCGCCGGGTCGTACG
This genomic interval carries:
- a CDS encoding uracil-xanthine permease family protein, with translation MAGLGWTLHADGKDVRPGEVVAPDERLTWPRTIGIGLQHVVAMFGATFAVPLITDFSPQTTLFFSAIGTVAFLLLTGNRLPSYLGSSFAFIAPVVAATASGGQSVAVGGILVTGLVLAGVGALVHVVGARWIEVVMPPVVTGTIVALIGFNLAPVAWGSVQKAPLTAIVTLAAIVLTTVLFRGILGRLSILVGVLVGYVAALLQGQVDFARFRDAAWFGLPPFTAPSFDVEVLGLFVPVVLVLVAENVGHVKSVAAMTGRDLDPLTGRALLADGIATSLAGLGGGSGTTTYAENIGVMAATRVYSTAAYWVAAGGALLLSLSPKFGELVKTIPDGVLGGATTMLYGMIGLLGARIWIQNRVDFSSPVNLVPAAIALVVGVANFTWVAGELRFEGIALGTATAIGLYHLMRVVAQWRGTGQEPATPASVPAADEPAH